One genomic region from Salvia hispanica cultivar TCC Black 2014 chromosome 2, UniMelb_Shisp_WGS_1.0, whole genome shotgun sequence encodes:
- the LOC125207278 gene encoding uncharacterized protein LOC125207278, with protein MGDEKDAFYVVRKGGVVGVYKSITDLESVLQASANDTSLSVFKGYGMSKEAEEFLSSHGLKNAIYCIDASDMQDDQALFGQLLTCPFREPNSSKDKSASKNHAEKRSQELVVSASFPMNPQLKHAKLDNFLQAPPVSSYCSSCILEFDGASKGNPGQAGAGAILRSADGNMVFRLREGVGIATNNVAEYRGCILGLRYALTKGYKHICVRGDSKLVCMQVQGLWRTKTQNMTELCKIAKELKDQFLSFQIMHIEREGNTEADAQANFGVHLKMGEIQVDCDMRNPNGV; from the exons ATGGGGGATGAAAAGGATGCTTTTTATGTTGTGCGGAAGGGGGGTGTCgttggagtatataaaagcaTAACTGATCTTGAATCCGTTCTTCAAGCTTCt GCAAACGATACTTCCTTAAGTGTTTTTAAAGGATATGGGATGTCAAAAGAAGCTGAGGAATTTCTCTCATCTCATGGACTCAAGAATGCTATTTACTGTATTGATGCTAGTGACATGCAAGACGATCAAGCTCTTTTTGGCCAACTTCTCACTTGCCCTTTTCGG GAACCAAATTCTTCAAAAGATAAATCAGCTAGCAAAAATCATGCGGAGAAGAGGTCGCAG GAGCTTGTTGTATCAGCTTCTTTTCCCATGAATCCTCAGCTGAAGCATGCAAAATTGGATAATTTCCTTCAAGCTCCTCCAGTATCGTCCTATTGT AGTTCGTGTATTCTTGAGTTTGATGGTGCTTCTAAGGGCAACCCTGGGCAAGCTGGTGCTGGGGCTATACTTCGGTCAGCAGATGGGAATATG GTGTTTCGATTGCGTGAAGGTGTGGGCATAGcaactaataatgtagctgaATACAGAGGTTGCATTTTGGGGTTAAGATATGCTCTTACAAAAGGTTACAAACATATATGTGTTCGAGGAGACTCCAAACTTGTTTGCATGCAG GTTCAAGGACTATGGAGAACCAAAACACAGAATATGACTGAATTGTGTAAGATAGCTAAAGAGCTCAAAGACCAATTCTTGTCCTTCCAGATAATGCATATCGAAAGA GAGGGCAACACTGAAGCTGATGCCCAGGCAAACTTTGGAGTGCATCTAAAGA TGGGCGAAATCCAAGTGGATTGTGACATGCGAAATCCTAATGGAGTGTGA
- the LOC125207279 gene encoding uncharacterized protein LOC125207279, whose amino-acid sequence MASIFAFSLSTHTSPCSLSNYPSSALAPLNSQSLCVKFQTQLKNSAISCNSSVCKHPNSRRAIVRAVAEEEGTLIPEEEASPPAADATADQTVSVAVSPSDVLTMLFQAEGTMSDAAVPTVTKALQGVEGVTDLKVQVLEGIASVQLTKQTTVQATGVASNLVEIIQGSGFKLQALNLSFQDEEDLS is encoded by the exons ATGGCTTCCATCTTCGCATTCTCACTCTCCACTCACACTTCTCCTTGTTCTCTCTCGAACTACCCTTCCTCTGCCCTCGCTCCACTCAATTCACAATCCCTTTGCGTTAAATTCCAGACCCAATTGAAGAACTCCGCCATTTCCTGCAATTCATCAGTTTGCAAGCACCCAAATTCAAGGCGCGCAATAGTACGGGCCGTGGCGGAGGAAGAAGGGACCCTTATCCCGGAAGAGGAAGCCTCGCCGCCGGCTGCTGACGCCACCGCCGACCAGACCGTGTCTGTTGCAGTGTCGCCTTCCGACGTGCTCACCATGCTATTTCAG GCAGAAGGAACGATGAGCGACGCAGCTGTTCCTACGGTTACTAAGGCTTTGCAG GGAGTAGAAGGCGTTACAGATCTCAAAGTTCAAGTACTTGAGGGCATAGCAAGTGTACAG CTAACAAAGCAAACAACCGTGCAAGCTACCGGGGTCGCCTCAAACTTGGTCGAGATCATTCAGGGTTCAGGCTTCAAGCTGCAAGCATTGAATTTGAGCTTTCAGGACGAAGAAGATTTGAGCTAG
- the LOC125203180 gene encoding uncharacterized protein LOC125203180 yields MSQGYAIELYFDPALENQVLKAWNVLARRQISTQLIEIESRPHITLFTSPFVDIAKLENVLRNFAAKQEPLAVSFSSIGSFPSDNNVLFLGPTPSLSLLQFHSQLCDAMKKEGVEVGDEQRPDTWIPYCSVAEEVPKTRMAEAFTVLRDLKMPVSGYAVEVSLVEYSPVRELFSFTLGTHHISEI; encoded by the coding sequence ATGTCGCAAGGGTATGCTATTGAACTTTACTTTGATCCCGCCCTCGAGAATCAGGTCTTGAAAGCATGGAATGTATTGGCTCGGAGGCAGATCAGCACTCAGTTGATTGAGATTGAATCCAGGCCCCACATTACTTTGTTCACAAGCCCTTTTGTTGACATTGCTAAGCTAGAGAATGTGTTGAGAAACTTTGCTGCAAAGCAAGAGCCTTTGGCTGTGTCCTTCTCCTCAATCGGGAGCTTCCCCAGCGACAACAATGTCTTGTTTCTCGGCCCAACCCCGTCTCTGTCTCTCCTCCAATTTCACTCCCAATTGTGTGATGCAATGAAGAAAGAAGGTGTTGAAGTTGGAGATGAGCAGCGCCCGGATACATGGATACCTTACTGTTCCGTGGCTGAGGAAGTCCCAAAGACTCGTATGGCTGAGGCTTTTACTGTCCTGCGTGATCTGAAGATGCCGGTCAGTGGATATGCGGTGGAGGTTTCGTTGGTTGAGTACTCACCCGTCCGTGAACTCTTCTCTTTCACTCTGGGTACGCATCATATCAGTGAGATTTGA
- the LOC125203179 gene encoding xyloglucan O-acetyltransferase 4-like has product MKSTSNYKENHHLLISTTTFLLIVCITCVALITYTNNRPFQPSKHYPTQKVIETCDLFKGRWIPDAACPLYTNYSCTTIPTLKNCLLHGRKDTDFLHWRWKPDNCELPRFSAQIFLRILRGKKMAFIGDSLARNQMESLLCLLSTEETPKLIEKDADNKFTTWEFPKHNFTLMVFWSAFLVTATSEIIVNGTGTGNFDLQLDTPDPKWPEKLPSIDYVIINSGQWHLRGNYLYEGGNVVGCVYCHDPNITDLGPGLALRRSFRAAFKAINDCKKCNKIVTFLRTFSPSHFEHGEWNTGGKCNRTRLIGLDEVDRARPDWEYRNIQVEEAEAARNVGRERGNEFGVIDVTEMMLTRVDGHPGAYWIDNWTTGYKDCVHWCMPGPVDTWNELLLEMIKRHNRISS; this is encoded by the exons ATGAAATCAACATCAAACTACAAGGAGAATCATCACTTATTGATCAGCACTACAACTTTTCTCTTGATCGTCTGCATAACATGTGTAGCCCTAATCACATACACAAACAACAGGCCTTTTCAACCAAGCAAACACTACCCAACCCAAAAAG TGATCGAAACCTGCGATTTATTCAAAGGGCGGTGGATTCCGGACGCGGCCTGCCCGTTGTATACCAACTACAGCTGCACAACAATTCCAACATTGAAGAATTGTTTGTTGCATGGTAGAAAAGATACAGATTTTCTTCATTGGAGATGGAAACCAGATAATTGTGAGCTACCTCGTTTTAGTGCACAAATATTTCTTAGGATTCTCCGAGGTAAGAAGATGGCTTTCATCGGAGATTCTTTAGCAAGGAATCAGATGGAATCTCTTCTTTGTCTCCTCTCTACG GAAGAAACTccaaaattaatagaaaaagatGCAGATAACAAATTCACAACATGGGAGTTTCCGAAACATAATTTCACACTAATGGTATTCTGGTCGGCCTTCCTTGTCACAGCGACGTCCGAGATCATAGTCAATGGTACCGGCACAGGCAACTTCGACCTGCAGCTCGACACACCCGACCCCAAGTGGCCCGAGAAGCTTCCGTCCATTGACTACGTGATCATCAACAGTGGCCAGTGGCATCTACGGGGTAACTACTTGTACGAGGGAGGCAATGTCGTGGGCTGCGTCTACTGCCATGACCCAAACATCACGGACTTGGGGCCGGGCCTAGCACTCAGGAGGTCATTCCGGGCCGCATTCAAGGCCATCAACGACTGCAAGAAGTGCAACAAGATTGTCACTTTCTTGAGGACGTTTTCTCCTTCACATTTTGAGCATGGGGAGTGGAACACCGGGGGAAAGTGCAACCGGACTAGGCTTATCGGGCTGGATGAGGTGGACAGGGCCCGGCCCGACTGGGAGTACAGGAATATTCAAGTGGAGGAAGCAGAGGCAGCGAGGAACGtaggaagagagagagggaacGAGTTTGGAGTCATCGATGTTACGGAAATGATGCTGACAAGGGTCGATGGGCATCCCGGGGCATACTGGATTGACAATTGGACAACGGGTTATAAAGATTGTGTCCACTGGTGCATGCCTGGCCCGGTGGACACGTGGAACGAGCTCCTGCTCGAGATGATTAAGCGACACAACAGAATATCATCATAA
- the LOC125203870 gene encoding xyloglucan O-acetyltransferase 4-like: MQMTTGEHWYLRVNYLYEGGNVVGCVYCNAPNITAFGPGLALRRSFQAAFKAVNDCKKCNKIVTFLRTFSPSHFEHGEWNTGGKCNRTRPIRPDEVDRARPDWEYRNIQVEVARDAGKEVIDVTEMMLTRFDGHPGLFWGNKWMKGYSDCTHWCMPGPVDTWNELLLETIKRHNRISS, from the coding sequence atGCAGATGACAACGGGTGAGCATTGGTATTTACGGGTGAACTACTTATACGAGGGCGGCAATGTCGTTGGCTGTGTTTACTGCAATGCCCCGAACATCACTGCTTTCGGGCCCGGCCTAGCGCTCAGGAGGTCGTTCCAGGCCGCATTCAAGGCCGTCAACGACTGCAAGAAGTGCAACAAGATTGTCACTTTCTTGAGAACGTTTTCTCCTTCACATTTTGAGCACGGGGAGTGGAACACCGGAGGAAAGTGCAACCGGACTAGGCCTATCAGGCCGGATGAGGTGGACAGGGCCCGGCCCGACTGGGAGTACAGGAATATTCAAGTGGAGGTAGCGAGGGATGCAGGGAAGGAAGTTATCGATGTTACAGAAATGATGCTGACAAGGTTCGATGGGCATCCCGGGCTATTTTGGGGAAACAAATGGATGAAGGGTTATAGCGATTGCACACATTGGTGCATGCCTGGCCCGGTGGACACGTGGAATGAGCTTCTGCTCGAGACGATCAAGCGACACAACAGAATATCATCATAA
- the LOC125208429 gene encoding LOW QUALITY PROTEIN: alpha-dioxygenase 1-like (The sequence of the model RefSeq protein was modified relative to this genomic sequence to represent the inferred CDS: inserted 2 bases in 2 codons): MVVATKLLARRELIDTGKQFNMIAASWIQFMVHDWIDHLENLDHRIELKAGDEVANQCPFKSFKFYESKGIQINDGDNGIETGFLNRRTPWWDGSAIYGSEKETKKVRSFENGKLKISXDGLLPVNPNGTVLSGDVRNVWAGLSALQALFVKEHNSVCDSLMKEYPNLGDEELYRHARLVTSAVIAKVHTIDWTVELLKTDTMRAGMRTNWYGLLGKNFRDRFGHVGVPLLSGIVGSSNPVDHGVPYSLTEEFVSVYRMHPLLPDKLRLRNINASPGPNKSPPLDTEIDMVELIGKKGTENLSRIGLRKQIVSMGHQACGAFELWNYPIFLRSLIAHNVDGTDRPDPVDLPALEIYRDRERSVARYNDFRRGLLMIPITKWEDLTDDEEAIETLRQVYNDDLEEVDLLVGLLAEKKIKGFAISETAFFVFLMMATRRLEADRFFTSDFNEETYTKKGLEWVNTTESLKDVLDRHDPEMSTKWINSTSAFTVWXASPEPSNPVPLYLRLPS, translated from the exons ATGGTGGTGGCAACAAAGCTACTAGCACGCAGAGAGTTAATCGACACCGGCAAACAATTCAACATGATAGCTGCATCTTGGATTCAGTTTATGGTCCACGATTGGATTGATCATCTCGAAAATCTTGATCACCgg ATTGAATTGAAAGCGGGCGACGAAGTTGCGAATCAATGCCCGTTCAAATCGTTCAAGTTTTATGAATCTAAAGGCATCCAAATCAACGACGGCGACAACGGAATCGAGACCGGCTTCTTGAACCGACGCACGCCTTGGTG GGATGGAAGTGCGATATATGGCAGTGAGAAAGAGACGAAGAAAGTGAGGAGTTTCGAAAATGGGAAGCTGAAGATAT CAGACGGCCTTCTTCCTGTCAATCCAAACGGCACCGTTTTATCTGGAGACGTCCGCAACGTGTGGGCGGGTCTCTCCGCATTGCAAGCCCTCTTTGTCAAAGAACACAACTCTGTTTGCGATTCACTCATG AAGGAATACCCTAATTTGGGAGACGAGGAGCTGTACCGCCACGCAAGGCTCGTGACGTCAGCCGTCATTGCCAAAGTTCACACCATTGATTGGACTGTAGAGCTTCTCAAAACTGACACAATGCGTGCTGGAATGAGAACCAATTG GTACGGATTGTTGGGCAAGAATTTCAGAGATAGATTTGGACATGTTGGTGTTCCGTTACTAAGTGGTATAGTTGGTTCGAGTAATCCTGTGGATCACGGCGTACCATACTCCTTAACTGAGGAATTCGTTAGCGTTTATCGCATGCATCCTCTTCTTCCCGACAAACTTCGCCTCAGAAACATCAATGCCTCTCCTGGTCCTAACAAATCTCCCCCTCTTGACACTGA AATTGATATGGTGGAGCTGATTGGCAAGAAAGGAACAGAGAATCTATCAAGAATAGGGTTGAGAAAGCAAATTGTTTCGATGGGCCACCAAGCATGCGGTGCATTCGAGCTCTGGAACTATCCCATTTTCCTCAGGAGCCTTATCGCCCATAATGTCGATGGCACCGACCGCCCTGACCCGGTCGACCTCCCTGCTCTCGAAA TTTACAGGGATAGAGAGAGGAGTGTTGCAAGATACAACGATTTCAGACGCGGCCTTCTAATGATTCCCATCACAAAATGGGAAGATCTAACCGACGACGAAGAGGCAATTGAAACCCTACGCCAAGTGTACAACGATGACTTGGAGGAGGTCGACCTTCTGGTCGGCCTCTTGGCTGAAAAGAAGATCAAGGGATTCGCTATAAGCGAGACAGCTTTCTTCGTCTTCTTAATGATGGCGACGAGGAGGCTGGAGGCGGACAGGTTCTTCACGAGTGATTTCAACGAGGAAACGTACACGAAGAAAGGGTTGGAATGGGTGAACACTACAGAGAGTTTGAAAGATGTTTTGGATCGACATGATCCAGAGATGAGCACTAAGTGGATCAACTCCACCAGCGCTTTCACTGTGT ACGCCTCTCCCGAGCCGAGCAATCCTGTGCCACTCTATCTCCGCCTCCCAAGTTGA